The Hydrogenophaga crocea genome contains a region encoding:
- the aceE gene encoding pyruvate dehydrogenase (acetyl-transferring), homodimeric type: MSANDANNGRAAGDLDAQETREWMEALTAVIEKEGPERAHFLLEQLLEEARQHSVDMPFSATTGYVNTIEPSEEAHNPGNLELEGRLRAYMRWNAMAMVVKANRLNPADGGDLGGHISSFQSLAHMFAVGFNHFWHADNTDNGGTHGGDLLYIQGHSAPGVYARAFMEGRLSEDQLLNFRQEVDGKGLSSYPHPKLMPEFWQFPTVSMGLGPIMAIYQARFLKYLHARGIADTSQRKVWVFCGDGEMDEPESLGAIGLAAREKLDNLVFVVNCNLQRLDGPVRGNGKIIQELEGEFRGSGWNVIKLLWGREWDALLARDKDGALRKIMMDTLDGDYQAMKANDGAFVRKNFFGRDPRTLELVSKMSDDDIWALRRGGHDAQKVYAAFHRAYHHEGQPTVLLVKTVKGYGMGKAGEGKNTAHQTKKLSDEDIRYMRDRFNVPIPDSELPKIPFYKPADDTPEMKYLHERRKALGGYLPHRRAKSSESFTVPSLETFKAVLEPTAEGREISTTQAYVRFLTQLLRDQALGPRVVPILVDEARTFGMEGLFRQIGIYNPKGQQYTPVDKDQVMYYREDKAGQILQEGINEAGGMASWIAAATSYSTNNRIMVPFYVYYSMFGFQRIGDLAWAAGDMQARGFLLGGTSGRTTLNGEGLQHEDGHSHILAGTIPNCVSYDPTFAHEVAVIMHHGLKRMVERQENVFYYLTLLNENYAMPGLQPGTEEQIIKGMYLCKQAPALKADAPTVQLLGSGSILRESFFAQELLEKDWGVAANIWSCPSFNELTRDGQDAERWNLLHPTETPRTAFVTEQLGKTTGPVIASTDYMKNYAEQIRPFLPKGRTYKVLGTDGFGRSDFRSKLREHFEINRHYIVVAALKALSEEGKLPAAKVAEAIQKYGIKADKINPLYA; encoded by the coding sequence ATGTCAGCGAACGACGCGAACAACGGCCGTGCGGCCGGGGATCTGGACGCCCAGGAAACCCGTGAATGGATGGAGGCGCTGACCGCCGTCATCGAAAAGGAAGGCCCCGAACGCGCGCACTTCCTGCTCGAACAGCTGCTCGAAGAAGCCCGCCAGCACAGCGTGGACATGCCGTTCTCGGCCACCACCGGCTACGTCAACACCATCGAGCCGTCCGAAGAGGCGCACAACCCCGGCAACCTCGAACTCGAAGGCCGCCTGCGCGCCTACATGCGCTGGAACGCCATGGCCATGGTGGTCAAGGCCAACCGCCTGAACCCCGCCGACGGCGGCGACCTGGGCGGCCACATCAGCTCCTTCCAGTCGCTCGCGCACATGTTCGCGGTCGGCTTCAACCATTTCTGGCATGCCGACAACACCGACAACGGTGGCACGCACGGCGGTGACCTGCTCTACATCCAGGGCCACAGCGCGCCCGGCGTGTACGCGCGCGCCTTCATGGAAGGCCGGCTCAGCGAAGACCAACTGCTCAACTTCCGCCAGGAAGTCGACGGCAAGGGCCTCTCCAGCTACCCGCACCCCAAGCTGATGCCCGAGTTCTGGCAGTTCCCCACGGTGTCCATGGGCCTGGGCCCCATCATGGCGATCTACCAGGCGCGCTTCCTCAAGTACCTGCACGCGCGCGGCATCGCCGACACCTCGCAGCGCAAGGTCTGGGTCTTCTGCGGCGACGGCGAGATGGACGAGCCCGAGAGCTTGGGCGCCATCGGCCTGGCCGCGCGCGAGAAGCTCGACAACCTGGTGTTCGTCGTCAACTGCAACCTGCAGCGCCTCGATGGCCCGGTGCGCGGCAACGGCAAGATCATCCAGGAGCTCGAAGGCGAGTTCCGCGGCTCGGGCTGGAACGTCATCAAGCTGCTCTGGGGCCGCGAGTGGGACGCGCTGCTGGCGCGCGACAAGGACGGCGCGCTGCGCAAGATCATGATGGACACGCTCGACGGCGACTACCAGGCCATGAAGGCCAACGACGGTGCCTTCGTGCGCAAGAACTTCTTCGGCCGCGACCCGCGCACGCTGGAGCTGGTGTCCAAGATGAGCGACGACGACATCTGGGCGCTGCGCCGCGGCGGCCACGATGCGCAGAAGGTCTACGCAGCCTTCCACCGCGCCTACCACCACGAAGGCCAGCCCACGGTGCTGCTGGTCAAGACGGTCAAGGGCTACGGCATGGGCAAGGCCGGTGAAGGCAAGAACACCGCGCACCAGACCAAGAAGCTGTCGGACGAAGACATCCGCTACATGCGCGACCGCTTCAACGTGCCCATCCCCGACAGCGAGCTGCCCAAGATCCCGTTCTACAAGCCGGCCGACGACACGCCGGAGATGAAGTACCTGCACGAGCGCCGCAAGGCCCTGGGCGGCTACCTGCCGCACCGCCGCGCCAAGAGCAGCGAAAGCTTCACCGTGCCCTCGCTGGAAACCTTCAAGGCCGTGCTCGAGCCCACCGCCGAAGGCCGCGAGATCAGCACCACGCAAGCCTACGTGCGCTTCCTCACGCAGCTGCTGCGCGACCAGGCCCTGGGCCCGCGCGTGGTGCCCATCCTGGTCGACGAGGCGCGCACCTTCGGCATGGAAGGCCTGTTCCGCCAGATCGGCATCTACAACCCCAAAGGGCAGCAGTACACCCCGGTCGACAAGGACCAGGTGATGTACTACCGAGAGGACAAGGCCGGTCAGATCCTGCAGGAAGGCATCAACGAGGCCGGCGGCATGGCGAGCTGGATCGCCGCGGCCACCTCGTACTCCACCAACAACCGCATCATGGTGCCGTTCTACGTGTACTACTCGATGTTCGGTTTCCAGCGCATCGGCGACCTGGCCTGGGCGGCCGGTGACATGCAGGCGCGCGGCTTCCTGCTCGGCGGCACCTCGGGCCGCACCACGCTCAACGGCGAAGGCCTGCAGCACGAGGACGGCCACAGCCACATCCTCGCGGGCACCATTCCCAACTGCGTGAGCTACGACCCGACCTTCGCGCACGAGGTCGCGGTGATCATGCACCACGGTCTCAAGCGCATGGTGGAGCGCCAGGAGAACGTCTTCTACTACCTGACGCTGCTCAACGAGAACTACGCCATGCCCGGCCTGCAGCCCGGCACCGAAGAGCAGATCATCAAGGGCATGTACCTGTGCAAGCAGGCGCCCGCGCTCAAGGCCGACGCGCCCACGGTGCAACTGCTGGGCAGCGGCAGCATCCTGCGCGAATCCTTCTTCGCCCAGGAACTGCTCGAGAAAGACTGGGGCGTGGCCGCGAACATCTGGAGCTGCCCGAGCTTCAACGAGCTCACGCGCGACGGCCAGGACGCGGAACGCTGGAACCTGCTGCACCCGACCGAGACCCCGCGCACGGCCTTCGTGACCGAGCAGCTCGGCAAGACCACCGGCCCGGTGATCGCGTCGACCGACTACATGAAGAACTACGCCGAGCAGATCCGCCCGTTCCTGCCCAAGGGCCGCACCTACAAGGTGCTCGGCACCGACGGCTTCGGCCGCAGCGACTTCCGCAGCAAGCTGCGCGAGCACTTCGAGATCAACCGCCACTACATCGTCGTGGCTGCGCTCAAGGCGCTCAGCGAAGAGGGCAAGCTGCCCGCGGCCAAGGTGGCCGAGGCGATCCAGAAGTACGGCATCAAGGCCGACAAGATCAACCCCCTGTACGCCTGA